The Maridesulfovibrio hydrothermalis AM13 = DSM 14728 DNA window CAATTGTCCCGGGAATGACGAGGGGAGAAGCCCTTGCATGCAAACCCGTAAAAAACCGTGGAGTTGATGAAACAATTGTTGATGACGGGCTGGTTCGTTTATCTTACCCGCTCCGTCTTAAACCGCTTTTTGCTGATGTAGCCAAAAAATTCGGCATGTGGAAAGATGGTTCCCCACCTATAAAAAAGCTGGAACTAGACGAAATGGGGACACTGGTATGGAATATGATTGACGGACGGACAAGCGTAAAGAAAATAGCTGCAAAATTTGCCAAGACTTACAAAGTACTGCCACGTGAAGCGGAGGTTGCCACCGCATCATTTTTGAAAGACTTAGGAAAAAGAGGACTCATCGCCTTCAGTATGGCTGATAGTAACCAGCATAAATAAGCCGCAACAAAAAGGTATGCAAAACGTTAGAATCAACTACAGGTAAGCTTGATATACTCTTCGAAACTCACCCCGTTCCAGACTTTGCTGACCCAATAGGCAGATGCCCAGATCATAAGAGCCGTAGACTGTACATCCGACAAACGTTTCAGTTTAGCTTCCAGATTAGCCCTGCTCACTCCATGAGCTACATGAACATTTTCTGTTTCACACGCTTCCTCAATACGTAAGAAAAGGTATGCTCCCTTGCATTGGTTCGGAAGTATTTTCATTCCGCGATACGCATCAAGAACTGTTTTCAGCTCAGCAACACTCATTTCCTGCGCAACGGCACGCATGGACTTGAAAAACATGTCCACAGCCCACGGCAGAATAAATTCAGCACCGGCGCTTTTGGTCTTAAAATAATTCTTAAGCCATTGCTCGTGATCATGTGTAATTCTAGCTGCGACTTGCGGCATACTTCCCTCCTAGACTATTCCACGTACTAATACAAAAATTAATAACCGCATTTGAACCACATATCAAGACTTTTTCTAGAAAATCCCGACACATTGTCCTAACGTCCAAACCCCTCACGTATCTGCTTGAAAAGGCTGAATAAAAGAGCGTCTGGAACGGCTTTGTCATTAATATTCATACTGACAATTCTTACTACAGTATTATTATTCGGAGTAACATTCTCTTCAGTTACGAGAACAATTTTCCTCTGCTGAGATGAATCTTCTTCACTCGCTGAAATAACAAGCACCCATTGCCCACCCTGTTCTGCCCAGTTCAAGTCGACACTGCGGTGAGAATGAACGCTATTTTCCAGAAGTTTAACAAAGTCCTCAAGAGAAAAATGTTTCCGGCTCTTACCGGCAACTCCAAGATATTCCCCTTCTGAATTCATAATAACCAACGGACGTTCCAGATAATCAACAGACGGAAATGAAGATTCATCCGGGCCAGCAGAGGCATCACTGCTTCTCAACAGCCGGAACAACTCTGCACGGTCACGCTTCAAACGCCCTACCTCCATTGCCAGTTCAAGAATCTGCTCATTAGTCTCAGCTGCAAGCTTGCGTTTCTCGCTACGCAAACTAGAAACCTCATCACGCAGATCACGTATTTCAGATTGGAAAAGAGTTTGATTGGACAACAGATCTGAAACCTTCCCTAAAACAGAAGATAAACCGCTGATAACGGTCTGCATCTCAGAGCTGGACTCCAGTCCGGCATCATTAATCAGTTGTTGATCATTTCGAATATTGTCAATTAACATTCCGAATTTAATAGTCAATTCATTTTCAATTTGTTCAGTTGACCAATTCATACCATACATTTCACGTATCCTCCCGAAAATTTCCAGAGCTTCAACCGGATACTTCTGCCTGCGTCCGGTCCCTGCCACAGAAGGCAAGAATTTAGAGAACTTATCCTTGTAGTACACCACCGTAGACGGGGGGATACCCAACCTCCTGCCTACTTCCCTTAAACTTAAATATTGACTAGACATAATACCTGCACAACTGTTGTTCATTTAATCGCTAAACATCAACATACACGCCAACAAAGAACAGGTCAACACCATTTTGAACAATCATATGAACAATTGACCAACAA harbors:
- a CDS encoding PqqD family protein, with amino-acid sequence MKLFSKKKKTIVPGMTRGEALACKPVKNRGVDETIVDDGLVRLSYPLRLKPLFADVAKKFGMWKDGSPPIKKLELDEMGTLVWNMIDGRTSVKKIAAKFAKTYKVLPREAEVATASFLKDLGKRGLIAFSMADSNQHK
- a CDS encoding MerR family transcriptional regulator, whose product is MSSQYLSLREVGRRLGIPPSTVVYYKDKFSKFLPSVAGTGRRQKYPVEALEIFGRIREMYGMNWSTEQIENELTIKFGMLIDNIRNDQQLINDAGLESSSEMQTVISGLSSVLGKVSDLLSNQTLFQSEIRDLRDEVSSLRSEKRKLAAETNEQILELAMEVGRLKRDRAELFRLLRSSDASAGPDESSFPSVDYLERPLVIMNSEGEYLGVAGKSRKHFSLEDFVKLLENSVHSHRSVDLNWAEQGGQWVLVISASEEDSSQQRKIVLVTEENVTPNNNTVVRIVSMNINDKAVPDALLFSLFKQIREGFGR